A portion of the Calliphora vicina chromosome 5, idCalVici1.1, whole genome shotgun sequence genome contains these proteins:
- the LOC135960122 gene encoding CDK5RAP3-like protein, with translation MNESDIPIDIHTLKLQDWLISRRIVPKNIQSAQKDIRSKITNALQDMPSNDDLMKLLKGSNINYYHCKEIVDILKQTEKDTKSIFGSYGSQRMKDWQEIIRLYEKDNVYLAETAQLYVRNVNYEVPSVRKQMTKLEQQSDESLKRSQDLNKPEAQLLAEHATLLQQLGVKGDNLREEFIQVLAGLPELYAKSIKNIGSLEEAVDLYSTTTGQNKQQCLPITRHLIEFGNTTVYQYIHKEAPLSVEEPEIKLNLSEEHSTKAAEDNEIDFGDDNGGASSTISGEMIDFSDLNLDSGAGGIDFGDGGEGGDIDWGIESTPAEAVEVNFGIPIEEYGIVVEDAGMDGGIATGDQAYTLLDSPYYRERFTDELYELEAFLRMRLYELRQVNSASSNIMFSLMESISTHDEESIRKMINQVEIILREISSEHTGHLFQLKHSPKYADLLASKLKQMLKAVEKIRTTKQVLKDRAAELTEQRLALIPVLDELVAQTNKLQGQIEQDISKRYKNRLVNLLGGVSS, from the exons atgaat gaATCAGATATACCCATTGACATCCATACCCTGAAGCTTCAGGATTGGCTTATCAGCAGACGTATtgtgcccaaaaatatacaatctGCTCAAAAGGATATACGATCCAAAATAACAAATGCATTGCAGGACATGCCATCAAATGATGACCTTATGAAATTGTTGAAAGGATCaa ATATCAATTATTATCACTGCAAGGAAATAGTGgacattttaaaacaaaccGAAAAAGATACAAAAAGCATATTTGGAAGCTATGGCAGCCAACGTATGAAAGATTGGCAAGAAATTATACGTCTGTACGAAAAAGATAATGTTTATCTGGCCGAAACAGCTCAGTTATATGTACGCAATGTCAACTATGAAGTGCCAAGTGTGCGCAAACAAATGACCAAGTTGGAACAACAAAGCGATGAATCGTTAAAACGCAGTCAGGATCTTAATAAGCCAGAGGCTCAACTTTTAGCGGAACACGCCACTTTATTGCAGCAACTTGGTGTCAAAGGCGATAATTTAAGGGAAGAATTCATCCAAGTTTTGGCAGGTTTACCAGAATTGTATGctaaatcgattaaaaatattgGCTCTCTTGAAGAAGCCGTTGATTTGTATTCCACGACCACTGgacaaaataaacaacaatgtCTTCCTATTACCAGACATTTAATTGAATTCGGTAATACCACTGTATATCAGTATATACACAAAGAAGCACCTTTATCTGTGGAAGAACCAGAGATTAAGCTCAATTTAAGCGAAGAACATTCGACTAAAGCAGCTGAAGATAACGAAATTGATTTCGGTGATGACAATGGTGGAGCTTCATCGACTATTTCGGGTGAAATGATTGATTTTAGTGATTTAAATCTTGATAGTGGTGCTGGAGGCATTGATTTTGGCGATGGGGGTGAAGGTGGTGACATTGATTGGGGCATCGAAAGTACACCGGCCGAAGCAGTCGAAGTAAATTTTGGTATACCCATTGAAGAGTATGGTATTGTGGTCGAAGATGCTGGTATGGATGGGGGCATAGCGACAGGAGATCAAGCTTATACCCTACTCGATTCTCCCTACTACCGTGAAAGGTTCACTGATGAACTATACGAATTAGAAGCATTTTTACGTATGCGTCTCTATGAACTACGTCAAGTGAATTCCGCCTCAAGCAACATTATGTTCTCATTGATGGAGTCTATTTCCACGCACGATGAAGAATCTATACGTAAAATGATTAACCAAGTCGAAATCATTCTTAGGGAAATAAGCAGTGAGCATACAGGCCACCTATTCCAATTGAAACACTCGCCTAAATATGCCGATTTATTGGCTTCAAAATTGAAGCAAATGTTAAAGGCTGTGGAAAAAATACGCACCACCAAACAAGTGCTTAAAGATCGTGCTGCTGAATTGACAGAACAGCGCTTGGCTTTAATTCCCGTACTAGATGAGTTGGTGGCCCAAACAAATAAGTTACAAGGACAAATTGAACAGGATATATCAAAACGTTATAAAAATCGTTTGGTCAATTTGTTGGGAGGTGTTAGTAGTTAA
- the fsd gene encoding transmembrane protein 183, whose amino-acid sequence MNLEDEEYHYSKLKTKGKNQTYLPKLEFLELKPRTRRQGKCVGAALEYCDLFEYNVQMDKSEEHQAYTFISNDIWFHLANYIAPEDVQNYSLICSQSANSVNSCRFWLQMYRRHCQQTTGNSKKWILQLPEHLQMEHMKDCDRNTLRQRVIQALFHCYQPFKERLQKRYSLEMLVGRTYVSSWHKQVQCVWIMCFKFKLNFPINSATTATQKFQKKLENNENDTATDSVVNDWECLADEENNNLSHFKNTASSSTSTINDLDGTIILVICCDRFIPFPSDIVYNHATSAFRFAASRELLSTDMRSINLELDFVSGTRDQTITVKYTKIQKFKVLPWWHPDFRILNKC is encoded by the exons atgaaCTTGGAAGATGAGGAATATCATTATTCCAAGTTGAAAACTAAAGGGAAAAATC aaactTATTTACCAAAATTGGAGTTTCTGGAACTGAAACCTAGAACGCGACGTCAAGGAAAATGTGTTGGTGCTGCTTTAGAATATTGTGATTTGTTTGAATATAATGTACAAATGGATAAATCAGAGGAACATCAAGCATACACTTTCATTAGCAATGATATATGGTTTCATTTGGCCAATTATATTGCCCCGGAAGACGTACAAAATTATTCTTTGATATGTAGTCAAAGTGCTAATAGTGTAAATTCCTGTAGATTTTGGTTACAAATGTATCGCCGGCACTGTCAGCAAACGACTGGTAATAGTAAGAAATGGATTTTACAATTACCAGAACATTTGCAAATGGAACATATGAAAGACTGCGATAGGAATACATTACGCCAAAGAGTTATACaagctttatttcattgttACCAACCATTTAAAGAGCGTTTACAAAAACGCTACTCCTTGGAAATGTTAGTAGGGCGAACATATGTATCGTCATGGCATAAACAAGTTCAATGTGTTTGGATAATgtgctttaaatttaaactcaaCTTTCCTATAAATTCCGCAACCACTGCaacacaaaaatttcaaaagaaattggAAAACAATGAAAACGACACTGCTACTGATAGTGTTGTTAACGATTGGGAATGTCTGGCTGATGaagaaaacaataatttatCCCATTTTAAAAACACTGCCTCTTCATCAACTTCTACTATCAATGATCTCGATGGCACCATTATTTTAGTTATATGTTGTGATCGATTTATTCCTTTCCCATCGGATATTGTTTATAATCATGCTACTAGTGCTTTTCGTTTTGCCGCCAGCAGAGAGTTATTGTCAACTGATATGAGATCAATAAATTTAGAATTGGATTTTGTATCTGGTACAAGGGATCAAACTATAActgttaaatatacaaaaatacaaaagttcAAAGTACTTCCATGGTGGCATCCTGATTttagaatattaaataaatgttaa
- the Ntan1 gene encoding protein N-terminal asparagine amidohydrolase: MVLVLNGVLQDDCPMDTTSLFMQHPVYRDYAQQLLSIPTKSVGPVGLLYVGQREMAAAAPHDKNINIIGTDDATTCIIVVVRHSGSGAVALAHFDGTGIDEAVCNMVARVQELALGYPEGRIELQLIGGYRDPQSYGEEVFYNIMQSFHKHHLEIDLTQACVGELNTILRGDINCPIIYGVGVNIKTGEIFPATFPERGPDRELRDARNFMGSQTVLDIYDASLGLLRIGPFNYDPLRGADLWLAQTDEFLLQHLSTSPDVEPPHFALNVRATIKFIQENQFPAITIFRDNRPRYYRRDESTGCWALILD; the protein is encoded by the exons ATGGTTTTAGTATTGAATGGTGTTCTACAAGATGATTGTCCTATGGACACAACAAGTCTTTTTATGCAGCATCCAGTCTACAGAGATTATGCACAGCAATTGTTATCAATACCAACTAAATCAGTTGGTCCAGTGGGTCTTCTTTACGTAGGTCAACGTGAAATGGCAGCAGCAGCTCCACAcgataaaaatatcaatataattggTACAGATGATGCTACCACCTGCATTATTGTTGTGGTCAGACACTCAG gttCAGGTGCTGTGGCTTTAGCTCATTTTGATGGTACTGGCATCGATGAGGCTGTCTGCAACATGGTTGCTCGTGTACAGGAGCTTGCTTTGGGTTATCCAGAGGGACGTATTGAATTGCAATTGATTGGTGGCTATCGTGATCCCCAAAGCTATGGCGAAGAGGTTTTCTACAATATTATGC AATCATTCCATAAACATCATCTAGAAATTGATTTAACACAGGCCTGCGTTGGTGAATTAAACACAATATTGCGTGGTGATATCAATTGTCCCATTATTTATGGTGTTGGTGTGAATATAAAAACTGGAGAAATATTTCCAGCCACATTTCCAGAACGAGGACCCGATCGGGAATTACGTGATGCACGCAACTTTATGGGTTCACAAACG GTTTTAGATATATACGATGCATCTTTGGGTTTATTGCGTATAGGCCCCTTTAATTATGATCCGCTGCGTGGTGCTGATTTATGGTTGGCACAAACTGATGAATTTCTTTTGCAACACTTATCCACCAGTCCGGATGTGGAACCACCACATTTTGCTTTAAAT gtAAGAGCCACTATCAAGTTTATTCAAGAAAATCAATTTCCTGCTATTACGATATTTCGAGATAATCGACCTCGCTATTATAGACGCGATGAATCTACAGGTTGCTGGGCACTG ATTTTAGattga
- the LOC135961025 gene encoding uncharacterized histidine-rich protein DDB_G0274557-like, with product MPPGGAGNNQGASSTRGQVYHHGLPPPPTSHHHQHHPHHQYAGQTAAHQFSYHHPHHLQQQYQRGKTASAANTHHPHPAHPHPPHHGHGHTPHTQSELLHWWPPPSSAPVPPSMTISQAAAASASSSTSAASAASQSSSASATTTTTKTKRGDVLF from the coding sequence ATGCCACCTGGTGGGGCTGGAAATAATCAGGGTGCGTCGTCGACGAGAGGTCAAGTCTATCATCATGGGCTGCCACCGCCTCCTACctctcatcatcatcagcatcatcCTCATCATCAGTATGCTGGGCAGACAGCGGCGCATCAGTTTTCATATCATCACCCACACCACTTGCAACAGCAGTATCAAAGGGGAAAGACGGCGTCTGCCGCCAATACACACCATCCACATCCAGCACATCCCCATCCACCTCACCATGGTCATGGCCACACACCACACACACAGTCTGAGCTCTTGCACTGGTGGCCACCACCATCATCCGCACCAGTACCTCCCTCAATGACTATATCACAAGCAGCTGCAGCATCAGCATCTTCATCAACATCGGCCGCATCAGCCGCTTCACAATCATCTTCAGCATCTGCAAcgacaacaactacaaaaacaaaGAGAGGcgatgttttattttaa